In Montipora capricornis isolate CH-2021 chromosome 4, ASM3666992v2, whole genome shotgun sequence, a single genomic region encodes these proteins:
- the LOC138046048 gene encoding uncharacterized protein, protein MYKREALKPLSANKEINLKKADKGTTTVIMDTKQKIQEGLEQVFSEKFYKPLLASIVSSTAEKVKTLFNNGHIDNMTYKWLASGQNPPGIPEFYTLTKIHKNIPVGRPIVSGSSGPTERISSFVDSLLQPIAQKQESYIKDTTHLINVIENTPLPDGAVLATLEVCSLYTNIPQDEGLEVVCQYYQEHYQSKYPPLHHHSGTSCD, encoded by the coding sequence ATGTATAAAAGGGAAGCCCTGAAACCCCTAAGCgccaacaaagaaatcaaccTCAAAAAAGCGGACAAAGGGACCACAACTGTCATAATGGATACCAAACAAAAAATACAGGAAGGTCTAGAACAAGTCTTCAGCGAGAAGTTCTACAAACCTCTTCTAGCATCTATAGTATCCTCGACAGCCGAAAAAGTCAAAACTTTGTTCAACAATGGACACATTGACAATATGACCTACAAGTGGCTTGCTTCAGGCCAAAACCCACCGGGAATACCAGAATTTTACACGCTGAccaaaatacacaaaaacaTTCCCGTCGGCAGACCGATTGTTTCTGGTAGCAGTGGCCCAACAGAACGCATTTCTAGTTTTGTTGACTCCCTTTTACAACCGATCGCTCAAAAACAAGAGTCGTACATAAAAGATACTACCCACCTTATCAACGTAATTGAAAACACTCCACTTCCCGACGGAGCGGTTCTAGCTACCCTCGAGGTGTGTTCACTCTACACCAATATTCCCCAGGACGAGGGACTCGAAGTTGTTTGTCAATATTACCAAGAACATTATCAGTCAAAATACCCACCCCTACACCATCACTCGGGGACCTCATGTGACTGA
- the LOC138046049 gene encoding uncharacterized protein KIAA1958 homolog: protein MASARFVPPETTLEAFIEEQANKNTLSKTKRDVSLLKEFMRMKGKHEEFENIEPRELDEILCAFILAVKKKDGEEYEPTTLRSFVSSFDRYLRTKGYPTAIIEGQEFRKTRETLVAKQKELKKAGKGNKTKAARALADEEVDVLYGKELLGLSSPESLLNTLWLNNTQHFGLRGCQEHRNMRWGDVQLQTSADGTEFLEYTERQTKTRTGAEPKDTRTVKPKMFSVPGSDRDPVRAFHLYASKRPEQMNSEDSPFYLAVNLTKMANSSKPWFKASPMGVNKLNSLMKTMAQKAGLNAENLTNHSGRKRMIQKLNDQEVPPTHIMQISGHKNVQSLNNYSSLSEKQQRNISNILSSTTSTKRSFAIEEREHVSLSENQESPQQVLSLLQGANIHGGTVNISINTVSQQSPNLSVMHSAKRRHYVIESDSD, encoded by the coding sequence ATGGCTTCAGCACGTTTTGTTCCACCTGAAACAACTTTAGAGGCTTTTATTGaagagcaagcaaacaaaaacacgttgagtaaaaccaaaagagatgtttccttactcaaagaatttatgagaatgaaaggaaaacacgaAGAATTCGAAAACATTGAACCGAGAGAGCTCGACGAAATACTGTGCGCATTCATTCTGGCGGTGaagaaaaaggacggagaaGAGTATGAACCAACAACACTACGGTCGTTTGTATCCAGCTTTGACCGCTATTTACGGACGAAGGGTTACCCCACAGCCATCATAGAGGGACAGGAATTTAGAAAAACCAGAGAAACACTAGTTGCAAAGCAGAAGGAattgaaaaaagctggaaagGGAAACAAGACGAAGGCAGCTCGCGCTCTGGCTGACGAAGAGGTCGATGTTCTTTACGGCAAAGAACTTTTGGGTCTTTCGTCTCCGGAGTCCTTGTTAAACACGTTGTGGTTGAATAACACCCAGCACTTTGGCCTAAGAGGGTGTCAAGAGCATAGAAATATGAGGTGGGGCGATGTTCAGCTTCAAACCAGTGCGGATGGAACGGAATTTCTGGAATATACCGAGAGACAAACAAAAACCAGAACGGGCGCTGAACCGAAAGACACTCGCACCGTTAAGCCGAAAATGTTTTCTGTCCCAGGGAGTGACAGAGATCCAGTGCGAGCCTTCCACCTTTATGCTTCTAAAAGACCGGAACAAATGAATTCAGAGGATAGCCCGTTTTATTTAGCGGTAAACCTCACCAAGATGGCAAATTCTTCAAAGCCTTGGTTCAAAGCATCGCCAATGGGTGTCAACAAGTTGAATTCACTCATGAAGACCATGGCTCAAAAAGCGGGTTTGAATGCTGAAAACCTCACCAACCACAGCGGACGAAAGCGAATGATCCAAAAGTTGAACGACCAAGAAGTTCCCCCTACTCACATTATGCAAATATCTGGCCATAAAAATGTTCAGAGCCTCAATAACTACAGTTCACTTTCAGAGAAACAACAGCGAAACATCTCAAACATCTTGAGCAGTACCACTTCAACTAAGAGATCCTTCGCAATTGAAGAAAGAGAACATGTCAGCTTATCAGAAAACCAAGAGTCACCTCAACAAGTTTTGTCCCTACTTCAAGGcgcaaacattcacggaggaacAGTTAATATCTCGATAAACACTGTAAGTCAGCAAAGTCCAAACTTGTCTGTGATGCACAGTGCGAAGCGCCGCCATTATGTGATTGAATCAGACAGTGATTAA
- the LOC138046050 gene encoding uncharacterized protein, which translates to MTGVFSKEGFGYATESPKISFYRWLVRTHNLGQVSFTSNGKPAVTEVTNAIPKAFPIEKPFMKFAVGTLASMLLEKLLYLDNDDRPQCALSIHNSLTSYRLVNPVLFIVHGGNSAPPPLKITANSSDQVTLEAFKRTGATSGLLFYEIEHVGHYLMIFWKIQGPQVGSLYEPNRFSTDVTQIFSFTEELLAQTYDSVKKRSDKTKGPSEHFVRQIKLLKDPSRPTVPAFNIEVQAQMTMDKKAKFMVEIKDDLPPLPEAEVRKRDVVGTSIALAIIPLGLNLAFKKLKSHIPSKQSCTVALENMCEEEPLTEPSWYITAGETTEIVPWEIKSGEVGEIAFAVPLGGSNIKESVKHTVYFLSYDIGGTGYKMVIGTWFPLKLEPKQEPSASGTPMILQKETPRYTVFIMKAPQRPMKNVLKIIGDVFIQSQGEGAFNDKLKLEDKAIYELIPWNSLTQKRKLVVIQVKKFQEYLEWTYPLLAKPMGKSLRREYYIRIVSSMGIGADTGMVVKVQIVPGKSPLTENPHPYKEPPETKDVTTQFPTQDVGVQFPVFKETTEFRGWMKNGGEQFPSRETNNKGIQLPSA; encoded by the exons ATGACCGGTGTTTTCAGCAAGGAAGGATTTGGTTATGCAACCGAATCACCGAAAATAAGCTTTTACCGTTGGCTGGTGAGAACTCACAATTTGGGCCAGGTCAG CTTTACCTCCAATGGGAAACCTGCAGTTACTGAGGTGACCAATGCTATTCCAAAAGCATTTCCAATTGAGAAGCCTTTCATGAAATTCGCAGTTGGGACATTGGCTAGTATGTTGTTGGAGAAACTTCTCTACCTCGATAATGACGACCGCCCACAGTGTGCTTTGTCCATCCACAATTCACTAACCAGTTATCGTCTTGTGAACCCAGTTCTTTTTATCGTTCACGGTGGAAATTCGGCACCACCACCATTGAAGATTACAGCCAATTCATCCGATCAAGTTACCCTGGAAGCCTTCAAAAGAACTGGCGCCACCTCTGGACTGCTCTTTTATGAAATCGAACACGTTGGACATTATTTAATGATTTTTTGGAAGATTCAAGGTCCTCAAGTCGGATCTCTTTATGAACCAAACAGGTTTTCGACGGATGTTACCCAGATATTTTCTTTCACCGAAGAATTGCTGGCACAGACTTATGATTCTGTAAAGAAACGGTCAGATAAAACGAAGGGACCGAGTGAGCATTTTGTGAGGCAGATAAAGTTACTAAAGGATCCTAGCAGACCAACTGTCCCAGCTTTCAACATTGAGGTACAGGCACAAATGACAATGGACAAGAAAGCAAAATTTATGGTTGAGATTAAGGATGATCTTCCCCCCTTACCTGAAGCCGAAGTTCGCAAAAGAGACGTAGTTGGGACTTCAATTGCGTTGGCTATCATACCTTTAGGACTGAATTTGGCatttaagaaattaaaaagtcACATACCATCCAAACAATCGTGTACAGTCGCTTTGGAAAACATGTGTGAAGAAGAGCCTCTTACAGAACCAAGCTGGTATATCACTGCAGGAGAAACAACAGAAATCGTTCCATGGGAAATTAAAAGTGGGGAAGTCGGAGAGATTGCTTTTGCAGTTCCACTGGGGGGCTCAAACATCAAGGAGTCGGTTAAGCATACTGTGTATTTCTTGTCGTATGATATCGGTGGAACAGGCTATAAAATGGTAATTGGCACCTGGTTCCCTTTGAAACTAGAACCAAAGCAGGAACCCAGCGCATCGGGAACCCCTATGATCTTGCAGAAAGAAACTCCACGGTACACGGTTTTTATTATGAAAGCTCCGCAAAGACCAATGAAGAATGTGCTCAAAATTATTGGGGACGTATTCATTCAGTCACAGGGTGAAGGCGCGTTCAACGACAAGTTAAAACTAGAGGACAAGGCGATTTACGAGTTAATCCCATGGAACAGTCTCACTCAGAAGAGGAAACTGGTGGTGATTCAAGTGAAGAAATTTCAAGAATATTTAGAGTGGACATATCCACTGCTTGCTAAACCCATGGGAAAGTCTCTAAGGAGAGAATACTACATAAGAATAGTGTCTTCTATGGGTATTGGTGCAGATACAGGAATGGTGGTCAAAGTGCAGATAGTCCCAGGGAAGTCACCACTTACCGAAAACCCCCACCCCTACAAAGAGCCACCAGAAACAAAAGACGTGACCACTCAATTTCCGACACAAGACGTTGGAGTCCAGTTTCCAGTGTTCAAAGAAACTACAGAGTTTAGAGGTTGGATGAAAAATGGAGGCGAGCAGTTTCCAAGCCGCGAAACGAATAACAAGGGAATCCAGCTTCCAAGCGCCTGA